Sequence from the Angustibacter luteus genome:
TCGGATTCATCGCCAGCGTGACGGCACTCTCCGCGGTGCCGATCATCGCCGTGTACCCACCGGCCGTGACCTTGCTGGCGATGGAGGTGCCGGTCGTCGGGTCGCCCTGGTCGTCGAAGACTGTCAGCTCGACCTTGCGGCCGTCGAGACCCCCGGCCTCGTTGAACTCGTTGACAGCCAGCTTGGCGCCCTTGAGCTCCCATGCCCCCAGGGAGCTGAGCTGACCACTCTGGGCGTCAACCAGCGCGAACTTGATGGGTCCGCTGTCGGAACCGCCGGACGCCTCGTCCGAGCCTGGTGCACTGCAGGCGCCACTTGCGACGAGCAGGAGCGCGCTCGCGGCGACTGCCAGCACCGTCTTCGTCGACGGGATCATGTCGTGTGACCTCACTTCGTTGGGTGGAGTGATGCGCCGTCAGGCGAATCGACCGTGGTAGATGTCCTTGATGTTCCAGTGCCCGGGGGTGGGCACAGGCTCGTTGACCATCGCGACGTCGATGACTGCCGTCCGACGGTTGGCCACTGCGGAGCGCAGGGCCTCGGCGAACTCGTCCGCCGACTGGGGCAGGTACCCGTCCGCACCGCAGGACCGAGCCAAGGCGGCGAAGTCGGGACTGTAGGAGTTGCCGTCCTGGTCGCGGAACTCGCAACCGAAACTCGCGCCGAAGTTCGAGGCCTGCAGGTCGGCGATCGTGCCGTGCGCGCGGTTGTTCATGACCACGAAGAGGACCGGCAGTCCCTGCTCGACGGCCATGGGCAGAGCCGGCAGCTGGGCGCTCATCCCACCGTCCCCGATCAGCGCGACCACGACCTTGTCGGGGGCCGCAACCTGCACCCCGACCGCAGCGGCCGGCCCGAAGCCCATGGTGGACAGGCCGCCAGGGGTGATGAAGCGTCCCGCAGGGGGCAGGTCGTAGCACTGGGCCACACCGTTCTTGTTCCACCCCACATCGGTCACCAGGATGGCGTCCTCGGGCAGCGCGTCACGCAGGTCACGCAGGATCCGTTCAGGGCGGAGCGGGAAGGCATCGCTGCCCCCTCGTTCGCGACTCGCGTCGAAGAGCTCGTCGCGGACGGCGACGATGCGGCTGCGAAGTCCCGGCCGGGACCGCGGAGCTGGACTGGCCTGCCGCACCGCCTGCAGCACTGCGCCAACCGTCTGGGTGGCGTCGGCGACGACACCCATCTCGACGGGGTAGTTGCGGCCGATCTCCGAGGGATCCAGGTCCACCTGGATGAGCCGTCCGGGCGGCAGCCCCCACGTGTACCGACCGTCCCAGGAACTGGCGTCGGTCTCGGCGAATCGTGTCCCGAAGGCGAGGACGACGTCTGCCTCGCGGGTGTAGTCGTTGGTCATCTCCAAGCCCCAGAACCCGGTCATGCCCATCAGCAGGGGATGCCGGTCAGGAACGGTTCCCTTGGCCATGAGCGAATGCGCGATGGGGATGTCCAGGTGCTCGGCCAACTCGATCACGGCCTCACGGCCAGCGGGGGTCCGCAGTCCGCCGCCGATGTAGATCAGCGGACGTTCGGCCTCCAGCAACGTCGCAGCGACTCGCGCAGCATCGCGCTCGCCGATGGAGGGGGTCGAGGTTTGACCAACCAGCGGGAAGTCCGCTTCGCGGCCGGCCGGCAGTGGGCGGGAGAACATGTCCATGGGTACGTTCAGCAGCACTGCCCCGGGGCGCCCGGACGTCGCGGTCCAGAAGGCGCGCTCGGTGAAGCGCGGGAGGTCCTCGACACGCTTGATGTCCCAGACCCGCTTCACGAACGGTCGGTAGATCGCTCCCTGGTCGGCGTCGTCGTGGAGGTTCACCTCCTGGTGCGGGTGTCGTCCGGCGTAGTAGGACGGGACGTCCCCAGCGATGGCGATGAGGGGCACCGAGTCGAAGGCTGCGGTCGCCACGCCGGTGACACCGTTCATCATCCCGGGCCCTGCGTGCATGAGAACCACACCAGGCTTGCCACTGACCCGGGCGTAGCCGTCGGCGGCGTGCGCGGCCGCCTGTTCGTGCCTGGCGATCACGAAGGTGATCGAGCTGCGCCCTACGGCGTCGAGGAACGCGATGTTGCTGTGTCCGCAGGTGCCGAAGATGTACGCGACTCCATAGCTCTCGAGCTGACTCACGAGGGCCTCGGCGGCGGTCGGCTGGTCCCTGGCGGAGACGCGGGCGTCAGCGGTCTGGAAGGTCGTCATCGCTGCCTTTCGAGGGTCGCGGAGCAGAGGTCGGCGGTGTCGGTCATTCCTCACCCCAGATCGTCATGTCACGCACGAGCAGGGTCTTGACCGACGTGTAGTCCTCGATCATGTGAGCTGGGGACTCGCGGCCGAAGCCGGAATCCTTCACCCCTCCGAAGGGCACGTGGTCGAGCCGGAAGTTGGACGAGC
This genomic interval carries:
- a CDS encoding thiamine pyrophosphate-binding protein produces the protein MTTFQTADARVSARDQPTAAEALVSQLESYGVAYIFGTCGHSNIAFLDAVGRSSITFVIARHEQAAAHAADGYARVSGKPGVVLMHAGPGMMNGVTGVATAAFDSVPLIAIAGDVPSYYAGRHPHQEVNLHDDADQGAIYRPFVKRVWDIKRVEDLPRFTERAFWTATSGRPGAVLLNVPMDMFSRPLPAGREADFPLVGQTSTPSIGERDAARVAATLLEAERPLIYIGGGLRTPAGREAVIELAEHLDIPIAHSLMAKGTVPDRHPLLMGMTGFWGLEMTNDYTREADVVLAFGTRFAETDASSWDGRYTWGLPPGRLIQVDLDPSEIGRNYPVEMGVVADATQTVGAVLQAVRQASPAPRSRPGLRSRIVAVRDELFDASRERGGSDAFPLRPERILRDLRDALPEDAILVTDVGWNKNGVAQCYDLPPAGRFITPGGLSTMGFGPAAAVGVQVAAPDKVVVALIGDGGMSAQLPALPMAVEQGLPVLFVVMNNRAHGTIADLQASNFGASFGCEFRDQDGNSYSPDFAALARSCGADGYLPQSADEFAEALRSAVANRRTAVIDVAMVNEPVPTPGHWNIKDIYHGRFA